AAGGGACGGTGCTTATTGCCTGTTGGGTTCAGGGAAAGGAATCCTCAAAGGGTCTGTGATGCCTGCTATGATCGGCTTGATCCTTTGCAGGGTGTTCTTATCAACACCATAAGCAATGCTGTGCAGGTGGCCAAGCATGATGTCATGGACTGGACTTGTGCTAGAGGATGGATTAATCTTCCTATTGGTTTATCTATGGAGCACGAGATATATAAAGCATCTACTACATTAAGAAACTACTGTCAGGTTGGTTTCATTTTTTGTAGTCTGACTAGTATTGCTTTACTAATATATCCATTAAGTATCTTGTTAAGATTTTTCAGAATATGAACCTGGCTGGTTTTATCTCATGTGAAGTACTTTTTGTTGGCAGGTGGCCAAATCCAATCCTGAAAAGTCCATCCCTTTAGCGGTTCTTAAAAGTGCCAAAGGCTTAGCTATTTTAACAGTCGCCAAAGCTGGTGCACTCGTCTCTTACAAACTGGGTACTGGTTTGGTTGTTTCTCGAAGATCAGATGGATCTTGGTCTGCACCATCAGCTATATTCTCCCTGGGTTTGGGATGGGGTGCTCAGGTATGGAGATTACGTATGGGTTTGGTTTTTTTGTAGATTGAAACTATGGTCATGTTCCCTGATATGATTTGACAGAAACGAtcgaaaaattatataacaaatagAGGGGGAGCCGTTTTGAAATTTGTTCGTGCATAGAATTTCCTCCAAATATTGATTGACATGATTATTCCGTCTGTGACTTATTTATATGAAATACTCTTGAATTGCTCGTATAGCCAACTTCAAATAGTAGGATAAGGTTTTGTTGTAGTTGTACTTTTAGATCGGTAGTGGTGACCATTTCTGAGCCATCACTTCATTAAATACTATCCTTATTATAGGTATGTAATCAATAGAGAACATAAAAATCCTCTCTGGTCATACGTGACTAAGTTGACTTATTCAGGAGTTAATCTCTGACTGATGGACTATATCTGCTCATCCTATATTCTCAGATTGGTGGTGAACTTATGGATTTTATAGTTGTTCTTCGTGATATGAAAGCTGTGAAGACATTCTGCAGTCGCATGCATTTTTCTCTTGGTGCTGGTTGTAGTGCCGCAGCTGGGCCTGTTGGGAGAGTGCTTGAAGCAGATATTCGTGCTGGTGACAGAGGCACTGGGATGTGTTACACTTACAGCTGCAGTAAAGGtaattttggtgtttttttttccttcatgtCACTGGATCGTTGTATGTTAAATGGCAaagatttcttttaatttctttatatgcATGGGCATATATATGTTTGTCATTAGTGATCATGTTAGTATCCAAACTATTGCTTTCAAATTGAATAGTTTCAACATCTGATCTAATATTTTGTCAAGGTCACGTAATAGGCAATAATCTTCATAATGTTTTTAATGCGCAAACCTAGATATCTATTTTTAGGCATACTAAAAAATGTGTGGTAGAGGCGTCCATACAAGTCCCATTCTTTGTTTAGTGCAACCTACACGTATTTTCCCAATAATATTGGATACAGTGTTGCTAAAGGGGCAAACCTTGTCGCAAGGTTGTTGCTACCTTGTGTTTTGATCCATGGTAGAGTTCCTGAgttcaacttttgaaaatagtttCTCCAATTGTGAGGGTAAGGGGAGGGTATCTGAAGTGCTTTGGTTGCAAAGTGACTTGGAAAGAGCTACACAGGGAGGGATGACCAAAAATACTGAGCAATGCATTAGAAAGTGTAGCTGCAGGAGCATAAGGTCTTTGGGTTGGCGTTGTGTTATGATAAGAACTTGACTACTGTGGAAAGTCTAGGTTGCTGGTCAAGTCACATAAGATATTCCGTGGAGTATTAAGTAGCTTGGTTTATCCCTTGGAGTAATTGAGTGATATAAGATGTTAAGTTTGAGTAGCTTGGTTTCTCCCTTTGATTACTTAAGTGCTTTGGTTGCAAAGTGATTTGAAAAGAGCTACCTATGAAGCGATGACCGAAAAGTCCGAGCAGAGCATTAGAAAGTGGAGCTGCAGGAGCATAAGGTCTTTGGGACGGTGTTGTTTTATGATATGAACTTGAATACTGTGGAATGTCTAAGTTGTACATCAAGTGATATATGTTCAGTGGAGTGTTGGGTAGCTTGGTTTTTGTTCCTTGGATTACTTAAATTCTCTGTAACGACTGCTTTGTTTGGCACATAATTTATGATTGTTTGCTTGTGCCTATTACGCTGTTTTTatctttgttcttattttattttccattattaATGTCGGTTTTATATGACGTTTGTGTATAATAGCTAACCAAAAGGAATGTTTCCAAACCGTAGGTGCTTTTGTGGGAGTGTCTTTGGAAGGAAATATGGTAGCAACAAGGATGGAGGCCAACTTGCGCTTTTATGGTGATCCTTACCTCACCACATCAGACATTCTACTGGGGATGGTGGACAGACCAAAGGCGGCTCAACCTCTGTATGCCAGTCTTCAAGAACTGTATTCCTGTTTACGTTTCTAAGCTGGTCTCTGCTTCCAGGTCCACAATTGCACCTTCTTTCTGTCTCTGCTGCAGGCGGTGTCTTAAATACTGCCTGTTGTATATACACTTCTAGTTCTTGCATGGATTTCTGAATTATGATTCCCATAGTTAATTCCAACTCCTCCATGTTTGGTTCATATGGATGAGGGATCTCTTCGTAATTCGGTCATATATTACGATTGATATTGATGCTCAATACACGAATTTATGATGTGAATATTATACTAAATTGTAAATAGGCAATCCATAAATTAGTTATTCGTttgctttcttttattcatgCTGATGGATTTTTCTggaattagaaatattttaaatagagtAATATACTTGCCTAAAGGCAAAATAATGTATTTGGAAGCTCGAGGAGACGGccaatttgttttgtttactgGTTGTTCAAATTCACGCAATGAGTTGTGCATGAGAATtggttttatataaaatattctgTTTTTACTTTTCTGGTTGAGTAgggtttttttttaatcagcATATTACTACTCATCAAATTCTTTAGTTCGAGCATGGTTTACGTGCTATGTGGTTAGCATTAAGAATAAATCTTATACACCTTGACATGGATTGTTTAAACTATATAGTAATTAAGATATTCCTTAGTACAGGAACACTTTAGGATTTTACAGGAATTGATAAAAGtttgttttcattgttttatgttttaaaaaaataatatttagagaaaatcgtcttaaaatacattttatttgaaTACCGGGACGCGGGGatcttgatattcttttataatctatttgattttctatttttgatcAGATGATTGAAGATTTTAGTCATTTATATGGTTAAATTTATTCTCATAACTTAGGCCTTTATTTAAGACTTCATATTACATTAGTTTCTgggaatattattttaaaaggccgaatcttaaatttttaaaatcctgACTATTCATAGTGaagatgttttaaattaaaataaaactaataacttataataatttACCAGATTAAGATGTCACGTCTGTAAactctatttgtaataaaaaataattttttttgggttaaatatgtttttaatttctgaattttggaattattttagttttagtctctttttcaaattaaggtacaatttagttttttaattttagaaaactctggttttaatcttttttactaaattttttttaattttatttgttgtttcaagcatgtttcttgaattgtttatattatttgacacatttttagtttaatgttaACTGTATTTGTAACTTCTTCACGCTAACcgttttaatttgataaaagtaTTCTACCATCAATATTAATTCGTTGACAGTGAGAAATACttaaaaatttggtaaaaatattaGACGTGACTCTTTAATCATTCTTAAGATTAtcttttagaaactaaaattttagtaattctgaattatgatttttgtttttttatgaaacgTTTGGTAAGAATTATTTCACTGTTTTTCGAGATTCgaactttatttttatctccTCGTAATCTCCAACAAAGTACGTGGATGCAAAGGATGTTGCAgggttttattttactttaattttttttattgaaatttaattaaaagataaaaaataataagtatagtttttaatatagtaatgataaaattaattaaattatcatgatcgaataataattaattctgttatcattttatcatgtttatattcatttatttggaCACAGAGGCAATATACTTTTGAACGAATACGtgatcaaattttcttttagaaaattccTAAATAATGCAAAAACTGCTTGAAAGCTTTCATTCTATTGATTACTCTCTTTCATGTGAGTATTGAATAAAGTTCAAAATGTGGCATATATCATAAACTCAACTACCAAGTTTGTTCCTATCGTTGCCAAATTCAACTCTCCTTACAGAAATCTATTAACTTTTTGAAACTCTATGATTTATCATGTGACTAAGACTTTTCcacacaaaataaatttgtttttctgtGAAGAAcgtatttattaaaatacaatgatTTAAAACGGATATAAGTTAATATCATTAACTTCTTTCCTCCTAAGCTATGAAAAAATTactatatgaattaaaaatctatttactgcttcattttatttcttctttcaattttccagtttcatctcaatttattaattaagaaaaacaataattcatttttagGTACATGATCGATTGTCCATAAATTTATTGTGGCTCTACTTTTGAAAACTATAGCAATCGATAGTTTTAGTAACACGTCATTTTAGCGAAAGTAGGTCAAATTTCTCGTGACTTTGAGAGGgaaaaacacaaataatcgtgatcagaagaaaaaaaaagaaaagaaaatagtttagTTATCAGCAGAGACGAAAAGTATGtttgaatgtaaaatatttatattattatttgaattaataaaattactgctagtttaagtttataaaaaataataaatttattatatacaatAGTTGATTGAAGTgatagtataaaataatttatattgctccgatgttaaaaatttaataatattaaaaagaaaacgaCAGAGCGTATAATAATTACAGAAACCACGTGTAATTATAGAAGCTCGTAGTTTTCCAGATGTACAAAGCGCGTGGCGGTTGGTTGGTATTTCTTCCAACaactttaaacaaaataatgtatgaaaaataggaataataatTAACCTGAAAAATAAACATcagaaaataaatgatgaaaaataacATATGGTAGAAAGTGTCGGATACGCACGTGATAGGGTGGCGCTATGTGAATGAGGATTTTTCTATGTGCTTTTGGTTTGTCATCACTTTCTTTCCCCTTCATTCAaaatacgttttttttttttttttaatttttaatttttttaattttacgataattataataacaaaaacagTTTATTacagtattattttatttgctcAATCACTGTTTGTAATTATTACTCTGCTGGGTGTTTCTGGAGGGCTTGTGAGATCTGATTTCGGTTGTTTGAGGTTTCAGTTCCCCGAAAAGTTACTCTTTTTACATGCATGCTCAGTTCAACGGTTGATTGCTTGGTGGGTCGGTGACGGAGTGGAGAAATTTTGTGAACCAGCTTAGGGTGGTACTGATTCTGCGCTTGTTTGCTTGAGTGGTTGGTGTTTTTGCATCTGGGTGGTTGTTTTGGATTGAATTTTCTTGCTGTGTATGTGCGGAAGTGAGGCATTGAGTTGAGCTGCCTAAGATCCTATGAACTGAGATGGTGGGGTTTTGCTTGCCATGGCGGTGGCCAATGGTGGTCTCTGCCTTTGTTCTGGAAGTTAGTCTGAACCATTTCATTTGTAACTAAATATTATCTGTTAGCTGTTATTGGCTTTCCAATGTTTTCAGCGATTCATGTTTGAGGATAGGATTGCAGTAATAGTATTACTTTGTATGTTTACTATTTCATTGTTCTTTGATCAACATTAAATTTAAACCCCTTGCCAGTGTATTTTTCATTACTTATGGTTTATGTAATTGTTGATTTTTCAGCCGTTCAGAATCAGCGAATTTCTTTAGTATTATACAATTAATATTGTTGTATATCAactagttatatttttaaaggaaaaaatgcTGATTATTAGTGCAAAGATGTGCTGTTTTTCACTGTTCTTGGCtttctaaattttgaagaaTATTTACTTGTTTATCAGGATAGGATTCTTTCCGGCATCATAGATCAGATGGCATGTTAACAAGGCTGGTCAATGAAGGACTCATAATGAGAGGGCTTGGGTTGAATCACAGTCCATGGGCACCCCCGATAAGAAAAGATCTGATTTTGTTGATGTAGTTAGGTCTTGGATCCCTCGAAGGACTGAGCCACCAAATGTGTCGAGGGACTTCTGGATGCCCGATCAGAGTTGCAGGGTATGCTATGAGTGTGATTCTCAGTTCACGATCTTCAACCGCAGGCATCACTGTCGAATCTGTGGGCGAGTTTTCTGTGCAAAATGCACTGCCAATTTTGTTCCCGTGCCTTCAGATGAGCCAAATACTGTCCGTGAAGAGTGGGAGAAGATAAGGGTCTGTAACTATTGCTTTAAACAATGGGAAGGGTTAGCAACAGTTGATAATAATGGCGGTGCAGACCCTTCGTCCACCCCTTGTCTTAGCCCTTCACCATCTACAACAAGCTTGGTCAGCACTAAATCCAGTTGCACCTGCCACAGTAGCAGCAGCACTGCTGGTTCAGTTCCTTATACAACTGGGCCTTATCAGCGTGTGCCTTATAGTCCCCATCAATCTTCGCAAATGAATCAGATAGCCGATGAAcaagataatttaaattctagTAGGAGTTCAGATCCCTCCGAGGCTGTAGGGAATTTGACTTCTAACCAATTTGGCTACTGCTTCAACAGGTACTCCTTCTTTTGTGGTTCGTCTTTTAGGACTGCTGAATGCAATTGTCTATACTTGCCCCTTAATATTAGAAGTCATTTAAGTCATCATACTTCGGATGTCGACATCAAGATAAAataaggatgaaaaggagctaGAGTTTTTGGTTATTGATAATCTGGATGTACACAGATGAATGTTAGTCTTGCAAAGATGTGTTTTTGTCTGTGCGGCTAAGTTTTGATATGATCACTGATCATGTTCTGATCTAGAGATGAGCCTAATGGTGCCGTTGATATTGGCTGTGAGATTATGGTACTGAAAAGTAGGGTATGTATAGAAAGTATCCCATTTCACATTAGTTCTTAATGTCATTTGTAGACTCTAGAAAGACATATTTGACTAGTTCATGTGCAGCTTAGTAGACTCTGATCATTGACTTTAGAAAGATATATTTGACTATTGCATGTGCACCATCAAATCAATATGATGAATACTGCTGTTGTCTTCAgacttttgtttttctgttcttACTATTAGTTTGTTAATTCTTCTGAGTCAGGagtgatgatgaggatgatgattaCGGTGTTTATCATTCGGATACAGAATCAAAACATTACTCTCATGCCCATGACTTTGAAGATCCAGTTAACATTAATGGAGTTGAATACGGGCCACATCAAATGCATCCTGATGAAGCTAGCATTCATGAAAAAAACTTGAGTAACCTAACGCCCCATCTTGATCTAGAAGGTATAGATGGAATTGAAGCACCCAGTAAAGAAGCTCATGAGCATGATCATGCTGATGGACGTGAACCTTCTCCTTATCATGAAGAGAGCAATAATACAGATCCTGTGGATTTTGAGAGTAATGGACTACTGTGGCAACCTCCTGAGCCAGAAGATGAAGAGGATGATAGGGAAGCTGTTCTTTTCGATGATGACGAGGATGAAGGTACTACTGGAGGTGGGGAATGGGGATACCTACGGTCCTCCACTAGTTTTGGATCTGGAGAATGTCGTAGCAGAGATAAAACAAGTGAGGATCATAGGAAAGCCATGAAGACTGTAGTGGAAGGGCATTTTAGAGCTCTGGTCGCTCAGCTTTTACAAGTGGAAAACCTAACTAGTGATGAAGATGGAAAAGAGAATTGGTTGGATATAATTACTGCTTTGTCTTGGGAAGCTGCTACAATTCTGAAGCCCGATATGAGTAGAGGTGGAGGTATGGATCCTGGTGGATATGTAAAGGTTAAATGCATAGCTTGTGGACATCGAAATGAAAGGTAATTTTCATAAACCAACCATTACTAGCTTAATCTCTTAGATGAAGACACAAATggttatatatgtgtatattattatatttttaacagaAATGATTATGGGGAAACATATATTAGTTGATAAATGTACTGAACTGCATAcatgtttcattattttcttttctttcagtATTATGGTAGGTTTTATCTGATTTTAACTTAATGCTGCTGACAACTATATTTCTAATTCGTTTCAGTATTTTATCTgtaccagaaaaaaaaaacagggaaAAATTGTAATAACAGTATGTGCCCCCattgaaacagaaaaaagaaggaaaatgagCAAACAAAATGTGCAGTCCTTGCCtcttcttttccccttttcCCATTATACATAGATAATTCATAGCTCAAAAAGCTATGTTCCTGAAATTCATTTTACGTAGATGGGCATTCCATTATGTTGAAGGATGGTTGATGTTTTCTCCTCACGTTAATCCTTTTCTTCCCTTAATAACCCCCTTAATAAAACTGTTGGAACGAAGTTCGTATAATTGCTAGTACTGTACAATCGTGTATATATTTTGTCTGCTTAAGTGAGTAAATTCATTGTGCCTCTACGGGGCAACTGGAGTTGGGGCAATCATAGGATAGTAGAGTGTTAAGATTTGTTATATTTCTGTGACGcgatttccttttatttctacGTCTGGGTTTCTTCACAAATTGGTTTCCTGTAATAGGGCCTTATTCTATCCAAGCAATTTTGATACTAAGTCTATATGATGTAAATATCGCTCTGGTGTAgaattatcaataataatattcataactTTTTTCGAGTTAGAGAGTATGCTAGCGTGAACCTGTTCTCTTAATAATACATCAATGTTATGTGAGCAAGCTGGTGAATGAAAAATCGTGTTATTTACTGCATATGATTCATGTTTTGGGCGAAGTCTTTATAAGTCTGTTCATTATTTCTTCTATTTGTCTCTGTATACTCTTGATGTTCTAGTTTTCTATTTCCAGCATGGTGGTTAAAGGAGTTGTATGTAAAAAGAATGTGGCTCATCGGAGAATGACTTCAAAAATTGATAAACCTCGTTTTCTAATACTTGGAGGTGCTTTGGAGTATCAGCGTGTTTCTAACCAGTTATCAAGTGTTGATACTTTGTTACAGCAGGTTCTCTCCACCCAACCAGCTCTCAAAACTTGATAATTATATGCCAAATATGCTTGTAGTTGCTGGCCTTAAATCTGAGCAATCTTCCCTTCGATCTTGGCtgtcatttgttttatttccaaTAATAATGTTGCtgaatttcatgattttttacTCATTCCCAGGAGATGGACCATTTGAAGATGGCAGTTGCAAGGATTGATGCTCATCACCCCAATGTGCTTTTGGTGGAGAAATCAGTATCTCGTTATGCCCAAGAGTACCTCCTAGCTAAAGACATATCACTTGTTCTGAATATCAAAAAGCCGCTTTTAGAGCGCATTGCCCGTTGCACTGGTGCACAGATTGTCCCTTCAATTGATCATTTGACCTCTCAAAAGCTGGGATATTGCGAAACATTCCATGTGGACAAATTTTTTGAGGAGCATGGTAGTGCTGGGCAGGGTGGGAAAAAATCAACAAAGACTTTGATGTTCTTTGAGGGTTGCCCAAAACCTTTAGGTTGCACCGTAAGTTCAATGACTATACATAATATGGGACATAAAATTCAGTGTTAGTACATACACAATTTTACTGTCTTCTATAGATCCTTAACTGACACTTTCATTTGATCATAGGCTAAAATAAGACAGGTGACAAATACAGAGACGGAAACGTTTGTATAATTTGTGTAGCAATTTGGGTCTGCATTGTGCTTTTTCAATTAGCTGATTAAGTAGCATGTTGGATAACTGTCGGAATATTAAGCTAAACATGGCAAAGGGAACCAAAGTCATTAAATTAGCATTAAAACGAATTGCAACTTTTGAAATTGATTACGTAACATTGAGTACTGCTGAATTAAATCATGTCAATGAAAACTTCTCaaaatttgagtttgttttaGATACTCTCGATTGGATTGTAAAAGAATTGATGGAGAAActtgaaataattgattttgaaagaagattaaaaaatttatgtgtgttTGGGAATGATATTTTGAAAGTGAGGTTAAATTTAACTTAGTTTGGAATGGTAAGTTGTAAAGGAAAGCTGAGTTGTTTAGTGCTTGCTGTTCTTCTCCCtccatgtttttatttatttattatgtgtacgtttttcttttgctttgaaGATCTTGCTGAAGGGTGCTAATGGGGATGAGTTGAAGAAGGTGAAACATGTGATCCAATATGGAGTCTTCGCAGCCTATCACCTGGCACTAGAGACATCTTTTCTGGCCGATGAAGGTGCTTCACCACTAGAGTTTCCTTTGAAATCTCCCATAACTGTTGCATTACCAGATAAACCATCTAGTATTGTGAGATCCATTTCCACTATCCCTGGGTTTTCTGTTCTCTCTGCTAGAGAGTCTCAAGGAgcaaaaccttttgaaatacCAAAATCTGATGACATGCACAAGACTGAAAGAACCCCATCTAGCTGCAGTGAGTCCACTGAAAGATCTTTGGTCGGTGACTCAATCCATATGCACGAATTCTCAGGAGAGGCCATTCAATCAGCCCAGGATATGCCACCTTCCCTCTGCGAAAGTTTCCTTTTGAAGACTGCTTCTAAGGAGGATGGTAAGAAATGTTCTAAGGAATTTTTTCAATACAGACCagatgagagaagaaaaatcacGTTAAACAATGATCTTATTTCAGATTCTTTTGGAACCTTTGACTCTTCACAACAAGATGCCAATAGCTACCTCAGAGCTGCAGCATTGTACGCTAATCAAGGCCCTAGCCCTGGACCACCATATGTAAAACATGATAGtagtaataacaataatgatCATGAGGACATGATACATTCAAACGAAGATTTTCCTCCCTCAACTTCAGACCATCAGagtattttagtctttttatcAACACGTTGTGTGTGGAGAGGAACTGTTTGTGAAAGGTCCCATCTTGTCAGAATTAAATACTATGGAAGTTCTGATAAGCCTTTGGGACGGTTCTTGAGAGATCAACTACTTGATcaggtattttttttcttccaaatcatttctttcattaaataGATTTTAACAGTGGCTATGGCTACTCTGTGAACTCTAAACTGATAACATTCCCTTATTAGAGTTACACCTGCTGCTCATGTGAGTTGCCGCCAGAAGCTCATGTTCACTGTTATACTCATCGGCAAGGCAGCCTGACAATTTCTGTTAAGAAACTATCAGATTTTGCTTTACCAGGAGAACGAGAAGGTAAAATTTGGATGTGGCACAGGTGCTTGAAATGTCCTCGTGTAAATGGTTTTCCTCCTGCTACACGGAGGGTAGTTATGTCTGATGCTGCTTGGGGCTTATCCTTTGGGAAATTTTTGGAGCTGAGTTTCTCAAATCATGCAGCAGCAAGCAGGGTTGCAAGTTGTGGTCATTCGCTTCACAGAGATTGTTTAAGATTCTATGGGTACATTTTTCAACTCCTAAATTGAATCTATTATAAATTGGGGTGTGGTGGAATGTTTGCTTGGAAGAATATTCAAGGTTTGCATTTATTCCTTGGAATGTGAACTTGGGAATGTAATATTTCCATGTTTAttgtaatgtttaaaaaatCTTTCCCAGGTACTCAATCAGCCCTGGAAAGTAACAATACTTTCTTTTACTCCATTTTTATTCCCATGATGAAGGGTGGTTATTGCAATGAAAATTCCGTAAGCTGTTTTCCAAATCCAATTATAAAACTTCCATTTCTacactattttttattctaaggtttttgaattttaaataatatttttctgagaatatttaaattgatcctattacattttttaatgtaCTCAAGAATAGCATTCCTGGTTCTAGTATTCCTAGCAACACACTACTATACCTTGAAATAACTGCCCACAAAGAAATTAGGcaaatttaattagttatataGAGGGGATTACTTAAGTGatgtataaataaataggaGAGTTGACATATATCCCATATTCGCATTGTTTAAGTTGAGAAAACTGAGGCATGGCCTTGCTGccctagaaaagaaaagatgcaaaaataatgaaattataaacagGGAAGATTGATTGTCTCGCTCCTCAATGTTTTAGGTGGGTATGTATGGAGCAAGTACCGTTGAATCATGCATAATTTAGATTGGAAATAGAATTAtccctttttcctttattttttcaagTGTAGTATCGATAAGGCTTTTATTGTATCACTTGAGATTGTGAACCACTTGAGTTTAAATACTCTCATGTCTGTctaccaaataaaaataaactttttgttGTCTTCTTGAATAGTGTTTTTCTTTGTGCAGTTTTGGGAAGATGGTTGCCTGCTTTCGTTATGCTTCAATTCACCTGC
This genomic stretch from Vigna radiata var. radiata cultivar VC1973A chromosome 7, Vradiata_ver6, whole genome shotgun sequence harbors:
- the LOC106768102 gene encoding 1-phosphatidylinositol-3-phosphate 5-kinase FAB1B isoform X2: MGTPDKKRSDFVDVVRSWIPRRTEPPNVSRDFWMPDQSCRVCYECDSQFTIFNRRHHCRICGRVFCAKCTANFVPVPSDEPNTVREEWEKIRVCNYCFKQWEGLATVDNNGGADPSSTPCLSPSPSTTSLVSTKSSCTCHSSSSTAGSVPYTTGPYQRVPYSPHQSSQMNQIADEQDNLNSSRSSDPSEAVGNLTSNQFGYCFNRSDDEDDDYGVYHSDTESKHYSHAHDFEDPVNINGVEYGPHQMHPDEASIHEKNLSNLTPHLDLEGIDGIEAPSKEAHEHDHADGREPSPYHEESNNTDPVDFESNGLLWQPPEPEDEEDDREAVLFDDDEDEGTTGGGEWGYLRSSTSFGSGECRSRDKTSEDHRKAMKTVVEGHFRALVAQLLQVENLTSDEDGKENWLDIITALSWEAATILKPDMSRGGGMDPGGYVKVKCIACGHRNESMVVKGVVCKKNVAHRRMTSKIDKPRFLILGGALEYQRVSNQLSSVDTLLQQEMDHLKMAVARIDAHHPNVLLVEKSVSRYAQEYLLAKDISLVLNIKKPLLERIARCTGAQIVPSIDHLTSQKLGYCETFHVDKFFEEHGSAGQGGKKSTKTLMFFEGCPKPLGCTILLKGANGDELKKVKHVIQYGVFAAYHLALETSFLADEGASPLEFPLKSPITVALPDKPSSIVRSISTIPGFSVLSARESQGAKPFEIPKSDDMHKTERTPSSCSESTERSLVGDSIHMHEFSGEAIQSAQDMPPSLCESFLLKTASKEDDSFGTFDSSQQDANSYLRAAALYANQGPSPGPPYVKHDSSNNNNDHEDMIHSNEDFPPSTSDHQSILVFLSTRCVWRGTVCERSHLVRIKYYGSSDKPLGRFLRDQLLDQSYTCCSCELPPEAHVHCYTHRQGSLTISVKKLSDFALPGEREGKIWMWHRCLKCPRVNGFPPATRRVVMSDAAWGLSFGKFLELSFSNHAAASRVASCGHSLHRDCLRFYGFGKMVACFRYASIHLHSVYLPPPKLEFVNYDRQDWLQKEAYELHDKAELLFSEVYTVLHQHSEKISGLVLQEGGHRVSDFRNLAVKLKEMLQYEKEEFENSLRKWLHREDKAEQPAIDILELNKLRRHILIQSYIWDQRLIYASNLSKIILQESSKILNHREKLHGPREKLVEADIATRPARGHSSCDSFLLETKPDGNLNLENSSYLSHPGEVIKSEDKVKDTNHDKVDLSLSGGANINDRSDSVEFEMSVRRALSEGESSVVANLSDTLDAAWTGESHPSISSVKENGCLSPDMVVHSPVANSVTSKSNSDNYNADIDGIEAGCTNYSKLLSKGLDTKWKAMPFADFFGSFDKTSSFNIQKLVEYNPVHILSFREVERQTGARLLLPAGTNDTIVPVYDDEPTSVIAYVLVSVDYHMQMSEFDRPKDSGDSSIALPLFDSSILSLNSFDETITNTYRSIGSFDEGMLSSGSRSLPAGDPLSHTKDFHARVSFTDDSNLGKVKYTVTCYYAKRFEALRRTCCPSELDFVRSLSRCKKWGAQGGKSNVFFAKTLDDRFIIKQVTKTELESFTKFAPAYFKYLSESISTGSPTCLAKILGIYQVTSKHLKGGKETKMDVLVMENLLYRRNIRRLYDLKGSSRSRYNPDTSGSNKVLLDQNLIEAMPTSPIFVGNKAKRLLERAVWNDTAFLASIYVMDYSLLVGVDEEKHELVLGIIDFMRQYTWDKHLETWVKTSGILGGPKNTSPTVISPQQYKKRFRKAMSLYFLMVPDQWSPSELHPSGSQSDIYDENG